GATTTTAACTGTTTCCTCTCCGTTTTGCAGTTCGCCACCCGAATACGATCGAGTACCCAGAGAAGTTCTTCGAGAGTGCTCAGGCGATTGCAGCACATAGCCATCTTCGTTGGCCAGATCTCAGTCGAGAGTGGATACGTCGTCAGCAGGCTCGGATTGCTAGAGGTATGTATGCCGCGAGAGCCTTTGTTTATTTTAGTCGCCCAGATTTGTCGATGGTTTGCTGCACTGATTTCATGTTTTGGTCGTCCTTTGCAGTTGACTGGGAGTCGAGACTTCCTTGTGTACTCGGTCCTCGTATGGCACTACTGTCTCTGTTTACTCAGAAGCAGCAAAAGCTTCTGAACAAAGCCAGAGAAATGGAAGGAGTCCCGAATTTGAGGGCCTTGCTAAAGGGGAAGTTGCAGTTGCTTTCGGCGAAGAAATCGACTTATGTTGGTACATCGGAGATGACCGGGCCTGGAGATGCTAGGACTTCACAGGGGAAGGTCCCAGTTTGGTCGACGAGGACATAGATGCGGAGCTATCTGCTCCGAGTCCTAAAAAAGAGGCGGTCAAGAAGGCGAAGGCGAAGAAACACACTGCTGAGGGGCAGCAGTCCGCGTCTCTCGAAGAGAATGCTTCTCTCGAAGAGATTGCTTCTCCTGAGGAGGCTTCCAAAggctcgaagaagaagaagaagaagaaaaagagatcaCGGGAGGATTCTGTTGGTGATCAAGACAAGGCGTCAGCGAAGGATCGAGAAGACACCGCAGAAGATCCTGCTGAGATCGGTTCGATCGAGGCGGTGCCCAAGGAACGgccaaagaagaaaacaaggaAGAGATCTGCTGAGAAGGAGAAGCAATCGCCTATTGGTGAGGCTCGACCTGACAATGTCACGGAGAGGGGGAGTCCTTCTTCTGAAGTTCCTTCTAAGAGGAAGTGAAAGGGGGCGGTGTCTGGCAGTGAACCTCGAAGCGAATCTGCTGCAAGTGAGGGAACTGACCCTGTTTCGGCAACAATGAGAAGAGGTACTCAGTCTGAAGGTTCTCTCGCGAAGAGGATGAGGGTTGAATTCCCGGATCACATGCAGTTCTCGTACGACGAGGGGACTCCTCTGATCTTTAATCCACTTCAATGCGCAGAGCTGACGCGTCAGATCCGTGGTGGGACGAAGGAGTTACCACCAATCAGAGATCTGTTCTTCAAGGACGAGTACATTGATGCCGCTTTTATGAGGAAGCGGGTAACATGCTCTCTCCATCTTTTTCATCAAAAGAGTTGGATGAAATTCTCTTGACTAATTCCTCCCCCGTTTTACCTTTGTCATTTGCAGAGTGATGGAAGCATGAACTCCCTCGTCGAGAAGTACGATAGCGCGCTGAAGCAGACAATGATCCAACTGGGAGCGTCGGAGAAACTTTCTCGGGCTAGGTTATTGGCCATTGAGAGGGTAAGGGCCGAACACAAGAAAGCCAACGACAAGGCTGCTGAAGAGAAAGAGATCCTTCGAGCAAAATTCGAGGAGCTTGAAGGCAAACTGATGTCTGATCGAGCCGCGAAGAAGAAACTCACTTGGGAGAAGGTTCGTCTTGAACAAGCCAATGCTGCTCTCGAGAAAGAGAAGGCTGAACTGCAGGAAGAAAGGGACGCCGCTGTGGAGAAGTTGATCAAGGAGAGGAAGTGCCTAAAGGACTCGCGGAGTCAAGAGGTCACCCTTGAAAGGGTAAGGGTCCAAGCCGCCATGACTGACAAATCTAGTCACTGCTTCGACCGTGGCCGCGAATACCTCGCTCGTCGGAACGTCTTTGAGAAGGTGAAGAGCTTGTATGGACAGGCTTCGGGAACGAGGAAATGTCTCGAGGTGATAAAAGACGGCGGGACGGAGATCCCACAAGAGATAATAGACGTTTTCATCGAGCGGGAGAAGCTGCACGAGGCCGAGGTTGCTAAACTTGGTGTTGGCCTGTTATCAGAGGACGATCTTACTCTTTCCCCGCTTGTCCTTCCTTCGAGGTTTGTGAATGAAGATTTTAAGGCTACGCTTGATCCGTACGGGTCGAACGTAGACCTAATTTGGTCAGAGACGGCCTCGCAGTTGTTGACCCCCGCGCGAGGATAAGTCTGGGGGCCAGTCTGAAGAGCCGTCGGTAGATGTTACGTCAACTCCCGTGGAGCAGGTTGAGGCTTTGGAGAAGATGAATCCCGAGAAAGATAGTGTCTCAGTCCAAGGGAAAGGAGCGAAGGACGTGAACCCTAAAGACCCTGTCGAGGTCTCTTACACTTCTTCTGAGGAGCAGGAGGAGGAAGATCAAACTAAGAAGGCGCCATCTCCGACACCAGTTGAGGGACAGAAAGCATCGAATGAGACGGACAAGTGAACCGATTCGGATACCAAAGATGCTGCTTCCCTTGGTGGTGATGGCGCAGTGATTCCGGGTGCAGATCTTCCTGCGCCTGCATCCGATGGTGCCGACGGACCGACCGTTTCTACGGCCGAGGATGTTCAAGATCCTCTTGCTCCGAACGCGCTGACCGGAGGACAGAACGTCGAAGACCCCGTTAACTGATCTCCGTTGTTGTATTATTACtctttttgtgtttcttttaaAGTAATTGTGGTCCTACTAGACGCCTTTTGTTGTATGACTTAAACATATTTATCGGTAAGTTGCCGTTTGAGCAGACTTTGAATCTAAATGTTGTTTCacaaattcctttttttttgactaagtGTCGAGAATCCTGAAAGTCCGTGCAGTATATCTAATTAGGAACGATAGGTTCCCCCATCTTTGGTTTGCATACCGACGACGAAGTAACCCATTGGGCAAGGCTTTTGGTCGGCCCCGTTTTTTGGGTTATCGGAGCGTTATGGTTCCTTGTTGTGTTTCACTTGAGATAACAACCAAGGATGTTATTCAGTTCTGAAGGACGAGGAACCGAATGGTAAGATTAGAGGAAAAGGTCCTTGGTCCGTTTTTCAGTGAGCAGTCGAGTTTTGGTCGGCCAAACTTTTACTCTCTGGTCAGAAAAAGGTTTAGATTTCGCTCTATTGGTCGGTCAATGCATTAGAAGCATAGGTGACATGCGACTATTGGGTCCCTCAGATAAGTGTCTGATCAGGGCATAGCTGACTAGTGGAGTGTGAGTATCCTCGTATCGTCCGTCGGCAAGGATACGGGTATCATTTGATGCAACGATTGTCCTACGACGGGCAGGGTTCGTTGATCATTTTTGGTCATTTCGGACTGGGACAAAGTTTTGACTTTGGTGTTGTTACGGCTGGACCGGTTAAGGCTGCCTACTTACCTCGGAGGatgatcaagccattcgtagtttgTTTTACCCGAGTAAAAGTGGCTGTTTGAGGCGCAATTACTCGGTCGAGTAGAAGTGACTGTGGAGGTGCATCTGCTCGGGTTTTTTTTTGGCGGACTAGCAAACGTGACACGGTGGTCGTTTACTCGTTTCGAGGTTTGTTGATTCGTATGCCCCCAACAGAGGGTCGAGTAAAGATGACGGTAAGTCTTTTACTCGCCTGGCGGTTGGCCTTCTTATGAGTAGAAGTGGCACAGGTGCATTAAGTTCCACGCCCGCGGCACTTCTTCTCCGCGTGATGTTTCAAGTCGGTAGACGCCTGGTTTGACGACTTTGATGATCTTGTAAGGTCCTTCCCATCTGGCGCCGAGTTTGCCGGCATTGAgatctttagtgttttcaaACACTTTGTGCATGACGAGATCACCGAGTTCAAGCGGTCTTGCTCGGACCTTCTTGTTATAATAGCTCTCGATTTGATACTGATAGTTTTGGATCCGGAGCAAAGCTTGGTCCCTTCGTTCTTCGATCTCGTCGAGGGCGTTGAGCAGCATATCGTGGTTGAGCTCAACGTACTGAGGCATCTTCGACCGTCGGAGGCTTGTGACATTGACTTCTGCGGGAGCCATGGATTCGACACCGTATGCAAGGGAGAAAGGTGTTAATTTGGTCGCACCTCGTGGTGTTGTGCGAAGGCTCCATAGGACTCCATCGAGTTCGTCGGCCTAGTGTCCTTTCTTCAAGTCTAGGCATTTTTTGATGCCGTCAACGATAAGTTTGTTGGAGGACTCAGCTTGACCGTTCCTTTGCGtgtaggggggggggggggggggggtagaAGGGCTCAGTCAGATGTTCCACTTGAGCGAAGGCGTCGGCCTTGATCCACTTTGTGAAGTAATTTGTGAGGACGAGGATAAAACGTCGTTGGCGAGAATTGGGAAGTGGACCGATGATGTCCATGGCCCATCTCATGAATGGATATGGTGCTGTCATTGTACACAGCATTTCTGTTGGACAGTGGATGCTTGGTGCGTGTCATGGGCATTTGTCGCAGCGTCGGGCGTAGGACTCACAGTCTGTGTTCATGGTAGGCCAAAACAAACCCAAGCTTTTAACTTTGAGTGCGAGGGCTCCCGCCTGAATGGTTGCCTCCAGCGCCTTTGTGCGTTACGGCCATGACTTGTCGGGTTTCATCGCCGTGAATGGATTTGAGGAGTACTTTACTTGCAGTCCATCGGTGGAGTTCGTCGTCCATGATGACGTAATGAGCTCTGCGTGTTTTTAGTCGGCGTGCTGCCCATTTGTCTGTAGGGAGCTTTCCTTCATTGACATAATCAATGAACTCTGTTCTCCAATCGGGGATGGGTGTTTCGGTATCCGTCATAGTGGTATCATGACCGGTGACTGGGGCGACGATTACCGTTCGGTCGTCCGAGATTTTGATGCTCGCTTCTCAATGCGATGTATTGGAATGGTTCGTTTAACCTGATCGCGGAGCTTACTTCCGAGGGCAGCGAGGGCATCGGCGCAGACGTTCTCGCCTCGTGGAACCTTGATGATCTCGAAGAATTTGAATTCTGCTGCCAAGCCTTGGACTAACTTGAGGTAGGCGTCCATGCGGTCGTTACGGGCGTCGTAATCGCCAGTGAACTGACTAGCGACTAACTGCGAGTCGCAGTAGGTGCTTAGGTGTTTAGCCTTGACGGCTTTAGCTAAGCGAAGTCTAGCGATTAAGGATTCACATTCGACTTCGTTGTTTGACGCTGGGAAGCTGAAGCTAAAAGACTGTCTGATCAATTCGCCGGTCGGCGATTGCAGCTGGACCCCGACTCTTGAACATTTCTTGGTGAaagatccgtcgacgtggaggatccAGTTCGGGTTCGGGAGTGCGAGGTCTTGTTCGAGTTCCAGAGCCAGctcgaccaagaagtctgcgagGACTTGAGACTTTGCCGCAGTGCGGTTCTTGTAAGTGATGTCGAGCTCGCCGAGCTCGATAGCCCACTTCATTAGTCGGCCAGACCTGTTCGTATTTTGTAATATCGTTCGGAGAGGTTGGTCGGTTAGTACCTCGACTGAAAGTGATTGGAAGTACGGGCGGAGTTTTCTTGTTGCTTCGACTATGGCCAAGGCCATCTTCTCCAGAGTCGGGTATTAGGTTTCGGGTTCAGTCATACGCCTGCCTGTGTAAAAGATCGGATTTTGCTTGCCGTGGTCTTCCTTTATACGGACGCTACTGGCGGCTGCAAAGGAGACTGCGACGTAATGAGATAGGACGTCCCCGACATTCGGCTTGGCGAGGACAGGCGGCGTAGTGAGATACCATTTGAGCTGGGTAAATGCTTCTTCGCATTTCTCTTCCTAGATGAACTTCTTGTTCCCGTGCAAGAGGTCATAGTAAGGAAGGCACTTGTCGGTTGATCGAGAGGTGAACCGATTGAGTGCTGCAATTCGGCCTGTGAGCCGTTGGACTTCTCGGCTGTTCTTCGGACTTAGGAGGTCGAGGACCGCCGAGATTTGTTTTGGATTGGCTTTGATCCCTCGTTGTGTGACGATGTAGCCGAGAAACTCGCCTGAAGAACCTCCGAAGGTACACTTAGTTGGGTTCAGTTTCATGCCGTACTTGTTGAGGGTTGCGAAAAAATCACGTAAGTGACCAGGATGGTCGGCGGCACGCAGCGACTTAACGAGCATATCGTCAATGTACACTTCCATAGTGTCGCCGAGTTTGTCGGCGAACATTCGATTTACGAGCCACTGGTAAGTCCCTCCCGCGTTTTTCAGGCCGAACGGCATGACCTTGTAACAATAGGTTCCCCTATCTGTGATGAAAGCTGTTTTCTCGCGATCATCAGGattcatcataatctggttgTATCCGGAGAACGCGTCCATGAACGTGAGCATTTCGTTCCCAGCCGTGGATTCGACTAGACGGTCAATGTTGGGCAAAGGGTTGTTGTCTTTCGGGCAAGCTCTGTTAAGATCAGTGAAGTCGACGCAGACGCGCCATTTcccattcttcttcttgaccACCACTAGGTTTGCTAACCACTCGGGGTAGCATATCTCGGTGATCGAGCCGGTGCCAAGTAAATGCTTGACTTCTTCGTTTACTGCTTTCGACCTGTCGGGGCCTAGCTTACGTCGCTTTTGTCAGATGGGCTAGAAGGTCGGGTCAATGTTATGCTCGTGAGTCGTTATTGCTGGATCAATACCCTTCATATCCGACATGAACCATGCAAATGTGGACATGTTCTCCTTGAGGAATGCGAGGATCGACTGTTGCATATCGTCGGATAGATATGCGCCGATGCGCGCAGTCTTGCTTAGGTCGGAGACGTCGATAGGCATCTCGAGAACCTCTTCCTTATGAGGACAAACTTTGGCGATCGGAGGAGAGACAGAGTTGACAAGAGACGGCGAACGTTGTAGTTTAACGGTAGCAATCAATATATTCTTGAGGTTTAGGAGAAATCTTCATAGAATcaaatgagaaaaaaagaacATCCAAATACTTTATTGATCAAAGATTGCATTACAAAAATGATTTCTAGTGTAAAGTGAATCAAAGAATGTGTAAAATCCTTATAGGATGTGTTCTAGGTCTAAATGGAAAAGAGAGAGCCCCTTTGCTAAAAAGAAGTGtctctttatttatataaagaagAAGCTCGTGGACCATGCAAATGTGGACATGTTCTCCTTGAGGAATGCGAGGATCGACTGTTGCATATCGTCGGATAGATATGCGCCGACGCGCGCAGTCTTGCTTGGGTCGGAGACGTCGATAGGCATCTCGAGAACCTCTTCCTTCTGAGTACAAACTTTGGCGATCGGAGGAGAAACAGAGTTGACGAGAGATGGCGAACGTTGTAGTTTAACGGTAGCAATCAATAGATCCCGTGCGGTTTGCTGGTCTCCTTATAAGATTTTGATTGTGCCGTCTGTTCATGGAAACTTGATGCACTGGTGATAAGTAGACGAGACATCTTGCATTGAGTGTATCTAGGGGGTTCCAAGAATGACATGATAAGGCGCCTTTGTGCTGACGACAGCGAACTTAACCGTTCGAGTGATTCCACATGCACGTACTGGGAGACGAATTGTCCCGAGTACCGTTTCAGAAGAACCGTTGAATCCGGTTAACTTCCTGGATGATAGCTTGACGTCATTGAAGTCGACACCCATCTTTTCGAGTGTTCCTCGGAAGATGAGGTCGACGGAGCTACCCGTGTCGATGAGCACTTTCGTGACATCGTACTCTCCAATCCctaggacgacgaggaggggaTCGTTATGGGGGATATGAACTCCGGCGGTATCGTTAGGTGAGAAAGTGATCGGGGGATGGCTTGGTGGCTTAGAAGGCCATCGCTGCGAGGTCGCAGCTTGTCGGCGATAATCCTTGACGGAGCGAACAGAGTTACCGCCAGGAGGGGGCCGCCCATGATGACATTTAGTCGCGACCTCGAATGTACTCGCTTGGCGCTTAAGAGGGTACGCAGGTCGGCAGATGCGTTGTTGTCGTTTTGTATCGGTAAATGCCTGCGGAGGTCGGTCGAGTTGGAGCGATTGAGGAGGACGCGTTAATCGCACGTATTGGCATTGAGCTTATCTCTGAGATCAGTGACAGAAAGATTTGAACGCTGTTTGGTGAGAGGGTCGCTGGTCAGGATGCGTCTGGATTATGTCGCGTTAAGTGTCAGTCGAAGATCGGTGTCAATGGGGTTGTTGCTATCTTCAGGCTCGAGCTTTCGCTTGAGGAAGTCCCTCAAATCGTCGGATGGAGGTGTATCGTCGTTTTCGTCGTCGGACGATTGAGCTTGTTGAGAGAGTATCACCTTTATGCATCTGCGATTTGTGCTGTTCTTCGTCGACAGAACAGTCATCACCGCCATCATCCTTTGGAGCCTTGTCCTCATCCTTTGATTGGCTCTCGTTTGGCGGCCTTTGCCATTCGCCTTGCGCTGGGTTCTTCTTTCCTTATTCTTTCTCCAGCTTTTGCCGTTCTTCGGCTTGGCTTTCGGAGGCTCCACTTTGAAGTCGCCGCTTGCGAGGGACAAAAGGAAGCGTGCGTAGAGCGAATTGCACTCTGTCGTGTCGTGTCCTTTGACATCATGGAATTTGCAGTGCTTGGAGAGATCAACGGTCCTGGATGGACCAGCTGGTGGGTCAGGTTGAGTTACATAGACAGAGCTGGTTGGTTCGTCGGTCTCTCGGTCCCATTTGTTCCATCATTTTCCTCGCACCACCATGGTCGAGATTGGTATGTTGTTCTCGTCGACGATGTACATAAAACCGTTCTTACGGTTGTTTTTGTCGCTAGGAGCATGCTGATGCGGTTCCGCCCGAGTGTCGGCGCTTTTGGTCGCTGGAGGTTTCGCTGCGTTCTGCTTACTGATGATCACCTTGGTGTCCCCTTCCATTTTGATGAAGTTGTGAGATCGAGTGATGGCGTCTTGGAGCGAAGAGGTTGGGATTTGGTATAAGTCCTCGCGGAACTTGGAATGGACCCATAGGGTATTCATCAGGGCGTCGATGGCGATGTCGTCCGGAATCGCGACCCTTGAGACTACTGCCTTGAATTTTTCCATGTAGTCGCGGAGACTTTGATCCTTAGTCTGCGATAGGTTCCATAGACTGGAAGCAGTTGCGCTGCGCTTCGTGAACATGATGTATGTCTTGAGGAAAGCCGCTGATAGGTCGCGGAAGCTACTGATCGAGTTTTCCTCAAGTTGAGAGAACCAGGTTTGGGCTTGCTCGTTGGGTGTCTCGACGAACAGTTGACAGTAGCCGGCGTCCTTTTCTTCGTCGGAGAGACGATCCCAGGCCATCGCGATGTTGAAGGCTGTCATGTGTTCGACGGGATCTCCTCC
The window above is part of the Brassica napus cultivar Da-Ae chromosome C8, Da-Ae, whole genome shotgun sequence genome. Proteins encoded here:
- the LOC106412736 gene encoding uncharacterized protein LOC106412736 produces the protein MAWDRLSDEEKDAGYCQLFVETPNEQAQTWFSQLEENSISSFRDLSAAFLKTYIMFTKRSATASSLWNLSQTKDQSLRDYMEKFKAVVSRVAIPDDIAIDALMNTLWVHSKFREDLYQIPTSSLQDAITRSHNFIKMEGDTKVIISKQNAAKPPATKSADTRAEPHQHAPSDKNNRKNGFMTVDLSKHCKFHDVKGHDTTECNSLYARFLLSLASGDFKVEPPKAKPKNGKSWRKNKERRTQRKANGKGRQTRANQRMRTRLQRMMAVMTVLSTKNSTNRRCIKVILSQQAQSSDDENDDTPPSDDLRDFLKRKLEPEDSNNPIDTDLRLTLNAFTDTKRQQRICRPAYPLKRQASTFEVATKCHHGRPPPGGNSVRSVKDYRRQAATSQRWPSKPPSHPPITFSPNDTAGVHIPHNDPLLVVLGIGEYDVTKVLIDTGSSVDLIFRGTLEKMGVDFNDVKLSSRKLTGFNGSSETVLGTIRLPVRACGITRTVKFAVVSTKAPYHVILGTP